In a single window of the Terrirubrum flagellatum genome:
- a CDS encoding penicillin-binding protein activator, with protein sequence MQGRSPIPHPVSRRVLARLLASAGAGLATASCGGGVGSLWGDDGPKPQVAPAGPGVVRIGLILPLTGSGATGVALKNAAELAVAQFENPNVQLIVKDDRASPDGARAAAQEAIGEGAEIVLGPLFAPAVQAASQVTRAAGKPMIAFSSDASVASRGVYLLSFLPENEVERIVDFAFAQGKRSFAALIPEDAYGSVASAAFQSAVAKRGGRLVAVQSLPADRARMQPAIQAIAGVVAGPTAQADALFLPTRGDVLAIIAEGLGAANFSAARVKPLGLGQWNESSVFRIAQFQGGWFAAPDPSGFDNFAQRYRAKFNASPTRISTLSYDAASLVVALVRTQGQRRFSDEVLTNPSGFGGADGIFRFRQDGLSERALAVNEIRNGQAVAVSAAPRSFGA encoded by the coding sequence ATGCAGGGGCGTAGCCCAATTCCCCATCCGGTCTCGCGGCGCGTTCTCGCGCGATTGCTCGCGAGCGCCGGCGCCGGTCTTGCGACCGCGTCCTGTGGTGGAGGGGTCGGCTCGCTGTGGGGCGATGACGGCCCGAAACCGCAGGTCGCGCCCGCGGGCCCCGGCGTGGTCAGGATCGGCCTCATTCTGCCGCTGACCGGCAGCGGCGCGACCGGCGTCGCACTGAAGAACGCTGCGGAGCTCGCCGTGGCGCAATTCGAGAATCCCAACGTCCAGCTTATCGTGAAAGACGACCGGGCTTCGCCCGATGGCGCCCGCGCGGCTGCGCAGGAGGCGATCGGCGAGGGCGCGGAGATCGTCCTTGGGCCGTTGTTCGCCCCCGCCGTGCAGGCCGCGTCGCAGGTGACGCGCGCCGCCGGCAAGCCGATGATCGCTTTTTCCAGCGACGCCTCGGTCGCTTCGCGCGGCGTCTATCTCCTCAGCTTTCTGCCGGAGAACGAGGTCGAGCGCATTGTCGACTTCGCCTTCGCGCAGGGCAAGCGCTCCTTCGCGGCGCTGATCCCGGAAGACGCCTATGGCTCGGTCGCCAGCGCCGCCTTCCAGAGCGCCGTGGCGAAACGCGGCGGCCGCCTCGTCGCCGTGCAGAGCCTGCCCGCCGATCGCGCGCGAATGCAGCCGGCGATCCAGGCCATCGCGGGCGTCGTCGCCGGCCCGACAGCACAGGCGGACGCCCTGTTCCTGCCGACCCGCGGCGACGTGCTGGCGATCATCGCGGAAGGCCTTGGCGCCGCGAATTTCAGCGCGGCGCGCGTGAAGCCTCTCGGATTGGGCCAATGGAATGAGTCCTCGGTGTTCCGCATCGCCCAGTTTCAGGGCGGCTGGTTTGCTGCGCCCGACCCTTCAGGCTTCGATAATTTCGCCCAGCGTTACCGCGCCAAGTTCAACGCCAGCCCGACCCGCATCTCCACGCTCAGTTACGACGCGGCTTCTCTGGTGGTTGCACTGGTCAGGACTCAAGGGCAGCGCCGCTTTTCCGATGAGGTGCTGACCAATCCGTCCGGCTTCGGCGGCGCCGACGGGATCTTCCGCTTCCGTCAGGACGGGCTGAGCGAAAGGGCGCTGGCGGTGAACGAGATCCGCAACGGTCAGGCCGTGGCGGTCAGCGCGGCGCCGCGCTCCTTCGGCGCCTGA
- the rsmI gene encoding 16S rRNA (cytidine(1402)-2'-O)-methyltransferase, with protein MTHPRGAANPLKPQSAKEFTLHGQRVAAERLSPGLHVVATPIGNLKDVTLRALGTLAGADAILAEDTRVTAKLLTHYGVATPTLAYHEHNAARLRPMILSRLREGEAIAIVSDAGTPLISDPGFKLVADAVAAGIAVTSAPGASALLAALTIAGLPTDRFFFEGFLPPKSAARRARLAELASIPATLVFYEAPSRIAEMIADAADMLGSRDACAARELTKLHEEALRGPLHELAAQLAERDSIRGEIVVLIAPPGADAADDPASQEAALDEALRAALASSSLKQAVADVAAKTGQPRRVVYARALALSGKS; from the coding sequence ATGACCCATCCCCGCGGCGCAGCGAATCCGCTCAAGCCGCAATCGGCGAAGGAATTCACGCTGCACGGCCAGCGCGTCGCCGCCGAAAGGCTGTCGCCGGGGCTCCATGTGGTGGCGACCCCGATCGGCAATCTGAAGGACGTCACCCTGCGCGCGCTGGGGACGCTCGCAGGCGCCGACGCCATTCTCGCCGAAGACACGCGCGTCACGGCGAAGCTGCTCACCCATTATGGCGTCGCGACGCCGACGCTCGCCTATCACGAGCATAATGCGGCGCGGCTGCGGCCGATGATCCTGTCGCGGCTGCGCGAGGGCGAAGCGATCGCGATCGTTTCCGATGCGGGCACGCCGCTGATTTCAGATCCCGGCTTCAAGCTCGTCGCTGATGCGGTCGCTGCCGGAATCGCCGTGACGAGCGCGCCCGGCGCGTCCGCCCTCCTCGCTGCGCTGACCATCGCCGGCCTGCCGACCGACCGTTTCTTCTTCGAAGGCTTCCTGCCGCCGAAAAGCGCAGCGCGGCGCGCTCGCCTCGCCGAACTCGCGTCGATCCCGGCGACTTTGGTGTTCTATGAGGCGCCGTCGCGGATCGCCGAGATGATTGCGGATGCGGCCGACATGCTCGGTTCGCGCGACGCCTGCGCCGCTCGCGAATTGACCAAGCTGCATGAGGAGGCGTTGCGCGGCCCCCTTCACGAACTTGCCGCGCAGCTCGCCGAGCGCGACTCCATCCGCGGCGAGATCGTCGTGCTGATCGCCCCGCCGGGCGCGGACGCGGCGGACGATCCCGCGTCGCAGGAGGCGGCGCTCGATGAGGCGCTCCGTGCAGCGCTGGCCTCATCTTCGCTGAAACAGGCGGTGGCGGATGTCGCCGCAAAGACCGGCCAGCCGCGTCGCGTCGTCTATGCGCGCGCGCTCGCGCTTTCGGGAAAATCGTGA
- a CDS encoding YraN family protein: protein MAAALLTAKGYRILARRYAAHGGEIDLIARRGRTVAFIEVKARMSLDAAQEAIGAAKEQRFGRAVDAWLMRNGWAADHVLRADAVLIAPRRWPRHVENAFELGRS, encoded by the coding sequence ATTGCCGCAGCCCTTCTCACCGCCAAGGGCTACCGCATTCTCGCCCGCCGCTACGCCGCCCATGGCGGCGAGATCGATCTGATCGCCCGACGCGGCCGCACGGTCGCCTTCATCGAGGTCAAGGCGCGGATGTCGCTCGACGCCGCGCAGGAGGCGATCGGCGCAGCCAAGGAGCAGCGTTTCGGCCGCGCCGTCGACGCCTGGCTGATGCGCAACGGCTGGGCCGCCGACCATGTGCTCCGCGCCGACGCGGTGCTGATCGCGCCGCGGCGCTGGCCGCGCCATGTGGAGAACGCGTTCGAACTGGGCCGCTCCTAG
- a CDS encoding UDP-N-acetylglucosamine--LPS N-acetylglucosamine transferase, whose product MPRKRILLVASAGGHWVQLSRMSPAFDGHDTYYVTTMRGASPPSGDRPVRVIADASRSTPHRFVLLVLQVIWAQLTLRPDVIVTTGAAPGLIALQIGKLLGSKTVWVDSLANSEELSWSGRMARRFADLWLTQWPHLADHNSRLQFFGRVL is encoded by the coding sequence ATGCCTCGCAAGCGCATCCTGCTGGTGGCGTCCGCCGGCGGGCATTGGGTGCAGTTGTCGCGCATGAGCCCGGCGTTCGACGGGCACGACACCTACTATGTCACCACCATGCGCGGGGCCTCTCCGCCGTCCGGTGATCGTCCCGTGCGCGTCATCGCTGACGCGTCGCGCTCGACGCCGCACCGATTCGTGCTGCTGGTTCTGCAGGTGATCTGGGCGCAACTCACATTGCGGCCTGATGTGATCGTGACGACGGGCGCCGCGCCGGGACTGATCGCGCTGCAGATCGGAAAGCTGCTCGGCAGCAAGACGGTGTGGGTCGACAGTCTCGCGAATTCAGAGGAGCTGTCCTGGTCGGGCCGCATGGCGCGTCGTTTCGCCGATCTCTGGCTGACGCAATGGCCGCACCTCGCCGATCATAATTCCCGGTTGCAATTTTTTGGCAGAGTGCTGTGA
- a CDS encoding WecB/TagA/CpsF family glycosyltransferase, with translation MADDSALARAGKLLLPRLVIASNGASIALFHKSVNFKELLLEADIIDADGMPLVIATRLFCRAPLPDRIATTDFIHDAAAVAVRDGLRFFFLGAEPGVAALAAKKIAQRHPGLQIVGVRHGYFKPEEEAQICEEIVASRADVLWVGLGTPMQERFAVANRHRLEGLAWIRTCGGLFDHSSGRFPRAPIWMQRAGFEWLHRAMLEPLRLGGRYLMTNPSAIYHLATKTHD, from the coding sequence ATGGCGGACGACAGCGCGCTTGCGCGCGCCGGAAAGCTGCTTCTTCCTCGCCTGGTCATTGCTTCGAACGGCGCCTCGATCGCGCTCTTTCACAAGAGCGTCAATTTCAAGGAGCTTCTTCTCGAGGCCGATATCATCGACGCTGACGGGATGCCGCTCGTGATCGCGACAAGACTTTTTTGCCGCGCTCCGCTACCCGATCGGATCGCGACGACGGATTTCATTCACGACGCCGCCGCTGTCGCGGTGCGCGATGGCTTGCGATTCTTTTTTCTCGGCGCCGAGCCTGGCGTCGCGGCGCTGGCCGCGAAGAAGATTGCGCAACGCCATCCTGGCCTGCAGATCGTCGGCGTCAGGCACGGCTATTTCAAGCCTGAGGAAGAGGCGCAGATTTGCGAAGAAATCGTCGCAAGCCGCGCCGATGTTCTCTGGGTCGGACTCGGCACGCCGATGCAGGAGAGATTCGCCGTCGCCAATCGTCACCGTCTCGAGGGCCTCGCCTGGATCAGGACCTGCGGCGGTTTGTTCGATCACAGTTCCGGCCGCTTCCCGCGCGCGCCGATATGGATGCAGCGCGCCGGATTCGAATGGCTTCATCGCGCGATGCTGGAGCCGTTGCGCCTTGGCGGCCGCTATCTCATGACAAATCCCAGCGCGATCTATCATCTGGCCACGAAAACCCATGATTGA
- a CDS encoding glycosyltransferase, whose product MILLSVGTQFPFDRLVRAVDGWAGETRRQDVVAQIGPSDYKPKALKCMDFLGPDEFRKLQAEADIIIAHAGMGSILTALEMGKPIIIMPRDHLRGEHRNGHQLATAERFCETPGVYVAKNEEELAERLNRLDDLAAAQLSSKKAPDDFVRRLRTFVEDDRPPPGFGIRLFNVIFRS is encoded by the coding sequence ATGATCCTGCTGTCCGTCGGCACCCAGTTTCCGTTTGATCGCCTCGTGCGCGCCGTCGACGGATGGGCGGGCGAAACTCGCCGACAGGATGTCGTCGCGCAGATCGGCCCCTCCGACTACAAACCCAAAGCGCTCAAGTGCATGGATTTTCTGGGCCCGGACGAGTTCCGAAAGCTCCAGGCGGAGGCCGACATCATCATCGCGCATGCAGGCATGGGTTCGATCCTGACGGCGCTCGAGATGGGCAAACCCATCATCATCATGCCGCGCGACCATCTGCGGGGCGAACATCGAAACGGGCACCAGCTCGCCACCGCGGAGCGTTTTTGCGAGACGCCGGGCGTCTATGTCGCAAAAAACGAAGAGGAGCTTGCCGAGCGCCTCAACCGCCTCGACGATCTGGCGGCGGCGCAATTGTCCTCGAAGAAGGCGCCTGATGATTTCGTGCGCCGACTGCGGACTTTCGTCGAGGACGATCGGCCGCCGCCCGGCTTCGGGATTCGGCTGTTCAACGTGATCTTCCGAAGCTGA
- a CDS encoding glycosyltransferase, with amino-acid sequence METAEERPSIVFLLSHSAAGGVQEIWANLAEGFRARGFKVSLMALYPHPDTLRQTSVDLPWQYFASKRPSAPGAHLSLLVSLIRFFRRKAPALAFTAMPAANVLAPLAARLAGARTKVVISHHSPVETHNRLLNVADSWIGSWDNVPTIISVSNSVGASLQQKPSRYRAKRRTIYNALPPMIESQVAALAARRRERQGRGRKVIATGRLAAQKNYPVLVRAAAHLPDVTIDVVGGGADEQALKALVAELGVGDRIRFLGPRSREATLELLAEGDVFVQPSLFEGHSLALIEAAKLNLPLVVSDVPTQIEGVTAADGTVCGITTPVHDPVALANEIRRLLDDRACYEHWQARAAHLAESFTYDGMIAEYEKLVA; translated from the coding sequence GTGGAAACAGCTGAAGAACGACCATCGATCGTCTTTCTGCTGTCTCACTCCGCCGCCGGCGGCGTGCAGGAAATCTGGGCGAATCTGGCCGAAGGCTTTCGGGCGCGCGGCTTCAAGGTCAGCCTGATGGCGCTCTACCCCCATCCGGACACGCTTCGTCAGACCTCGGTCGATCTGCCCTGGCAATATTTCGCGTCGAAACGCCCGTCGGCGCCCGGGGCGCATTTGTCGCTTCTCGTTTCTCTTATCCGCTTCTTCCGAAGAAAAGCGCCGGCGCTGGCGTTCACGGCGATGCCGGCGGCGAATGTTCTCGCGCCGCTGGCGGCGCGGCTCGCGGGCGCGCGCACCAAAGTAGTAATTTCACATCACTCGCCTGTCGAGACGCACAACCGCCTGCTGAATGTCGCCGATAGCTGGATCGGCTCCTGGGACAATGTGCCGACGATCATCAGCGTGTCGAACTCGGTCGGCGCCTCTCTGCAGCAGAAGCCGAGCCGTTATCGCGCCAAACGGCGCACCATCTACAATGCGCTCCCGCCAATGATCGAGAGCCAGGTGGCCGCGCTCGCGGCGCGCCGACGCGAGCGCCAGGGGCGCGGGCGGAAAGTGATCGCGACGGGCCGGCTCGCGGCCCAGAAGAATTATCCCGTGCTGGTTCGCGCCGCCGCCCATCTGCCCGACGTGACGATCGATGTGGTCGGAGGAGGCGCGGACGAGCAGGCCCTGAAGGCGCTCGTCGCCGAACTCGGCGTCGGCGACCGCATTCGCTTTCTCGGTCCCCGGTCGCGCGAAGCGACCCTCGAGCTGCTCGCGGAAGGCGATGTTTTCGTGCAGCCCAGCCTGTTCGAAGGGCACAGCCTGGCGCTGATCGAGGCGGCGAAACTCAACCTGCCGCTCGTGGTGTCCGACGTCCCGACGCAGATCGAAGGCGTCACCGCCGCGGATGGCACGGTCTGCGGAATCACGACGCCGGTGCATGATCCCGTGGCGCTGGCGAACGAAATCCGCCGCCTGCTCGATGATCGCGCCTGCTACGAGCACTGGCAGGCGCGCGCGGCGCATCTGGCGGAGTCGTTCACCTATGACGGCATGATCGCCGAATATGAGAAGCTGGTGGCGTGA
- a CDS encoding acyltransferase translates to MEPNAPDAPTRDVILSIQVMRGFAAIAVALYHTHLILAQPEYGGIDVFGAISSPGWLGVNFFFVLSGFIILHAHHADIGQPARVGRYAWKRFTRVYPVYWIFLSLFILAAFVGVGNAKFEWRFGNLLSAYALAELSDPLSLPLQVAWTLFYEVRFYALFALLILNRVAGVAAMVAWGAGIAIANIWFNPQPLGMFHMWNVYFLFGMSAFFFYRLVDARWGLAILVAGVLGLISCLSAGWVEARIAQISPLTLLALAVPFTMILLGGALAEKHASWRPSKLLLLLGEASYSIYLVHSAAITVMAILQHKLAPNLAPAPALYVATALASIAAGVAAHLLVEKPVLAATRLIGGREKRRIAALRPQDARSP, encoded by the coding sequence ATGGAGCCGAACGCGCCAGACGCTCCGACGCGGGATGTGATCCTCTCGATTCAGGTGATGCGCGGCTTCGCGGCGATCGCGGTCGCGCTCTATCATACGCATCTCATCCTCGCTCAGCCGGAATATGGCGGGATCGATGTTTTCGGCGCGATCTCCTCGCCCGGGTGGCTCGGCGTGAATTTCTTCTTCGTGCTCAGCGGATTCATCATCCTGCATGCGCATCACGCTGATATCGGCCAGCCAGCCCGCGTCGGACGCTATGCGTGGAAGCGCTTCACCCGAGTCTATCCGGTCTACTGGATTTTTCTCAGCCTGTTCATTCTCGCCGCCTTTGTCGGCGTCGGGAATGCGAAATTCGAATGGCGCTTCGGCAATCTCCTCTCCGCCTATGCGCTCGCGGAGCTTTCCGACCCGCTGAGCTTGCCGCTGCAGGTCGCTTGGACGCTCTTCTACGAAGTTCGATTCTACGCCCTTTTCGCGTTGCTCATTCTCAACCGCGTGGCGGGCGTCGCAGCCATGGTCGCGTGGGGCGCCGGAATTGCAATCGCCAACATCTGGTTCAATCCGCAGCCGCTCGGCATGTTTCACATGTGGAATGTCTATTTCCTCTTTGGAATGAGCGCTTTCTTCTTCTATCGACTTGTCGATGCGCGCTGGGGCTTGGCTATTCTGGTCGCCGGCGTGCTCGGACTGATCAGTTGCCTGTCCGCTGGATGGGTGGAGGCGCGGATCGCGCAGATCAGCCCCCTTACGCTGCTCGCCCTTGCTGTTCCCTTCACGATGATCCTGCTGGGCGGCGCGCTGGCCGAGAAGCACGCAAGCTGGCGGCCGTCGAAGCTGCTTCTGCTGCTCGGCGAGGCCTCCTATTCCATCTATCTCGTTCATTCCGCCGCCATCACCGTGATGGCGATCCTCCAGCACAAGCTTGCGCCGAATCTGGCGCCTGCCCCTGCGCTCTATGTGGCGACCGCGCTGGCCTCGATCGCAGCAGGCGTCGCTGCGCATCTTCTTGTCGAAAAGCCGGTCCTCGCTGCGACCCGCCTGATCGGCGGCCGCGAAAAGCGGCGGATCGCCGCACTCCGCCCGCAGGACGCGCGCTCGCCATGA
- a CDS encoding acyltransferase family protein encodes MTPSRYIPAIDGLRAIAVLSVFFYHLRESLIPGGYFGVDIFFVISGFVVTSSVADAKFSSLLEFQSYFYARRIVRIVPALIVCLAATALLSVLFIPSSWLSSSLSETGIAAFFGFSNIVLALNSDEYFSPRATFNPFVHTWSLGVEEQFYLIFPFLIYFFGDRSGRGKNGAFLPVALLSLLSLIACGLLTLKRWEYAFYLPIARFWEMGAGVCLYLAIGRWKPRFETLPASRVNAIALASIVAMAGSFAIPATIFSPFPTALIPVAASCALIACVTARQETSVAQALSMRAPVAIGRISYSLYLWHWPVFVLFRWTAGLDSLFNCVIAAGLALALSVASFVFVETPTRRFNWRSHISAYRFIPAALAVIVLCAGGAAALFQLRSRITLSVTGDTAAWYPVERPARAGQACRASKSIVNEQGARVAVWTATGCAHEPSNRVLHVVGDSHADAYTPMVSRFAMDTGMTVRIYTSAGCAFIPLYRPVSDLDKDCHAAHDRLARALSDAAKPDDIVFLASLRLPRFHDQWGGVEELRQRRSDSDPDGARRNAIVQEAVALLRPLADRGVRIEFEAPKPIFKSPPFRCADWFNEHNPVCAAGFEIDRSQLLSLRQPVTDAMSALATKLSNVTIWDPFPLLCPTAVCNSFDRGRPVYFDADHLSGLGNDMVYEDFRKHTLALLSAGQTARISR; translated from the coding sequence TTGACGCCCTCACGATATATTCCGGCGATCGACGGGCTGCGCGCCATCGCGGTCCTTTCCGTGTTTTTCTATCATCTGCGTGAATCGCTGATTCCCGGAGGATATTTCGGCGTCGACATTTTCTTCGTGATTTCCGGTTTTGTCGTCACGAGCTCCGTCGCGGACGCCAAATTCTCGAGCCTGCTGGAATTTCAGAGCTACTTCTATGCGCGACGCATCGTGCGCATCGTTCCGGCGCTCATCGTCTGCCTCGCAGCCACCGCGTTGCTCAGCGTTCTCTTCATCCCGTCGTCCTGGCTCAGCAGCTCCCTGTCGGAAACCGGGATTGCCGCCTTCTTCGGCTTCAGCAACATTGTCCTTGCGCTCAACAGCGACGAATATTTTTCGCCGCGCGCCACATTCAATCCTTTTGTTCACACCTGGTCGCTCGGCGTCGAAGAGCAGTTCTATCTGATCTTTCCATTCCTCATCTATTTCTTCGGGGACCGAAGTGGACGGGGAAAAAACGGCGCCTTCCTTCCCGTCGCGCTGCTTTCGCTTCTCTCGCTCATCGCCTGCGGCCTGCTGACGCTGAAGCGATGGGAGTATGCGTTCTATCTCCCCATCGCGCGGTTCTGGGAGATGGGCGCCGGCGTCTGCCTTTATCTCGCGATCGGGCGATGGAAACCGCGCTTCGAGACGCTCCCTGCGTCACGCGTCAACGCGATCGCGCTCGCATCCATCGTCGCCATGGCGGGATCTTTCGCTATTCCGGCGACGATCTTCTCGCCCTTCCCGACAGCTCTCATTCCTGTCGCAGCTTCATGCGCCTTGATCGCCTGCGTGACGGCGCGCCAGGAAACCTCTGTCGCGCAGGCGCTTTCGATGCGCGCTCCCGTCGCGATCGGCAGGATCTCATATTCGCTCTATCTCTGGCACTGGCCGGTCTTCGTCCTGTTCCGCTGGACGGCCGGCCTCGACAGCCTCTTCAATTGCGTGATCGCCGCCGGTCTCGCACTGGCGCTGAGCGTCGCCTCGTTCGTGTTCGTCGAGACGCCGACACGACGCTTCAACTGGCGGTCCCATATCTCGGCCTATCGTTTCATCCCCGCTGCGCTCGCCGTGATCGTGCTCTGCGCCGGCGGCGCGGCCGCGCTTTTTCAGTTGCGATCGCGCATCACCTTGAGCGTCACCGGCGACACCGCCGCGTGGTATCCCGTCGAACGCCCCGCCCGCGCCGGGCAGGCCTGCCGCGCCAGCAAATCGATCGTTAACGAACAGGGCGCGCGAGTCGCGGTCTGGACAGCGACCGGATGCGCGCATGAGCCATCGAACCGCGTCCTGCACGTCGTCGGCGATTCGCATGCGGACGCCTACACGCCGATGGTCAGCCGCTTCGCGATGGACACCGGCATGACAGTCCGGATCTATACGAGCGCCGGTTGCGCCTTCATTCCGCTCTATCGACCGGTGTCCGATCTCGACAAGGATTGCCACGCCGCTCACGACCGGCTGGCCCGCGCCCTTTCCGACGCCGCGAAGCCCGATGATATCGTCTTCCTCGCCAGCCTGCGGCTGCCGCGCTTCCATGATCAGTGGGGCGGCGTGGAAGAATTGCGTCAGCGCAGATCCGACAGCGATCCTGACGGAGCGCGGCGAAATGCGATCGTGCAGGAGGCTGTCGCGCTGCTGCGGCCGCTGGCTGATCGCGGCGTGCGGATCGAGTTCGAGGCGCCGAAGCCGATCTTCAAGAGCCCGCCCTTCCGATGCGCCGACTGGTTCAACGAGCATAATCCGGTTTGCGCGGCGGGATTCGAAATCGATCGCAGCCAGCTCCTGTCTCTCCGCCAGCCCGTGACGGACGCCATGTCCGCATTGGCGACGAAGCTCTCGAATGTGACGATCTGGGACCCCTTCCCGCTCCTGTGCCCCACGGCGGTTTGCAACTCGTTCGACCGGGGGCGGCCGGTTTATTTTGACGCCGACCATCTCAGCGGGCTCGGCAACGATATGGTCTATGAAGATTTCCGAAAGCACACCCTTGCGCTATTGAGCGCCGGACAGACTGCGAGAATTTCCCGGTGA
- a CDS encoding O-antigen ligase family protein: MTASDAHPPGESSAAPIGRRIAPRPARLQRSAPRGGSHSYRRPPNVKLAAFSISCLLILMIAGPYMTLKTLPYTGEGSPLRQVIYIALFLCVAMAARVGDQPSRLLAIPFTLALTLGWCWLSLTWAVAPDVAVRRLLLTTIVIMSIFMAVDLIGSTRTLRLMRTILVLVLAVNYAAAVLAPSIGTHEAVSVEGFGLDPDLIGNWKGVLEQKNFAGAVCALTIMLFVFDARAIPKWFRAAVIVASAYFLYRTHAKTSFGILAISIVAGAIFLTYNPRYRFLLFLGAAMTIFFTVTFGFIYWDAIAEPFRRPDAFTGRVQIWSVMMAYWQDHWLGSGYGSFWNVGDDSPLYRYTKTGSWVSLVAIGHNGYLDLLVQTGLPGLVLAIAAAVVAPLIKLFTSLKIPRQRGALLFAFQIFCAGHNLTETSLLDRDAIIQIMWMLTIAMIGVETRLRSAPRAHA, translated from the coding sequence GTGACCGCCTCCGACGCCCATCCGCCAGGAGAGTCGAGCGCCGCCCCGATCGGGAGGCGAATCGCGCCGCGTCCGGCGAGGTTGCAGCGCAGCGCGCCTCGTGGCGGAAGCCATAGCTACCGGCGCCCGCCGAACGTCAAACTCGCGGCGTTCTCCATCTCCTGCCTGCTGATTCTGATGATCGCCGGGCCTTACATGACGCTGAAGACGCTGCCTTATACGGGGGAAGGCAGCCCGCTCAGGCAGGTCATCTATATCGCGCTCTTTCTCTGCGTGGCCATGGCCGCGCGCGTGGGCGATCAGCCGTCTCGTCTGCTGGCGATTCCATTCACCCTTGCTTTGACGCTCGGCTGGTGCTGGCTGAGCCTCACCTGGGCGGTGGCCCCCGATGTCGCCGTGCGGCGTCTTCTGCTGACGACGATCGTCATCATGAGCATCTTCATGGCTGTCGATCTGATCGGCTCGACTCGCACTCTGCGCCTGATGCGCACCATCCTGGTGCTCGTGCTGGCGGTGAACTACGCCGCTGCAGTCCTCGCGCCATCCATCGGCACGCACGAGGCGGTGTCAGTCGAGGGATTCGGACTCGATCCCGATCTGATCGGCAACTGGAAGGGCGTCCTTGAGCAGAAGAACTTCGCCGGCGCGGTCTGCGCGCTGACCATCATGCTCTTTGTGTTCGATGCGCGCGCGATTCCGAAATGGTTCCGCGCCGCCGTCATCGTGGCGAGCGCGTATTTCCTCTATCGCACGCACGCAAAGACCTCGTTCGGAATTCTCGCCATTTCAATCGTCGCGGGCGCGATCTTCCTGACCTACAATCCGCGCTATCGCTTCCTGCTCTTTCTGGGCGCCGCGATGACCATCTTCTTCACGGTCACTTTCGGCTTCATCTATTGGGACGCCATCGCCGAACCTTTCAGGCGTCCGGACGCATTCACGGGGCGCGTCCAGATCTGGTCCGTCATGATGGCCTACTGGCAAGACCACTGGCTTGGTTCGGGCTACGGCTCCTTCTGGAATGTCGGCGACGATAGCCCGCTCTATCGCTACACGAAGACGGGAAGCTGGGTGTCGCTCGTCGCGATCGGGCACAATGGCTATCTCGATCTTCTCGTGCAGACCGGATTGCCCGGCCTTGTGCTCGCGATCGCCGCAGCGGTGGTCGCGCCCCTGATCAAACTGTTCACGAGCCTGAAAATTCCGCGGCAGCGAGGCGCGCTGCTGTTCGCCTTTCAGATATTCTGCGCCGGCCACAACCTGACCGAGACGAGCCTGCTCGATCGCGACGCGATCATTCAGATTATGTGGATGCTGACGATCGCAATGATCGGCGTCGAAACCCGGCTGCGCTCCGCCCCCCGCGCGCATGCTTGA